One segment of Brassica napus cultivar Da-Ae chromosome C3, Da-Ae, whole genome shotgun sequence DNA contains the following:
- the LOC106400752 gene encoding B3 domain-containing protein REM13 isoform X3 — translation MMNSTAHSLICYASRSVPSVCLDKSIKMAKSTTLLSRPQFFHTLLPGFQTHLTIPSDFFSNYIKDLETTTAELKSDSSLDITWKVKLTGRILNDGWGDFAVANSLQIGNVVLVRYEGGTVFHVSDLGPSFSQIRDIKPPKQNIDDDDEVPLNKKVKTNIYETEADSCLKAFLTDSSLHTDTLHFTSSNALSRNCSEAHSAQLSNEDMEREREEDESLIKKKLKPKQRPVSYSSYSPCHKRFVTFTLPPEYSTLCRLTLPNLFVKENGISTPAEICVLGKDGTKWPITLLLDKKGIMSFGKGWKEFVKANGLETGFTLKLMWEDTTPSFSLCCPESASDKDEEECLESIKKQSLSIDRRIRDKPGKRKNNKEEKKSWEREKIHLRGRDVGDFEEVPINKKVKTDSHGTDAASSSLDNSCFVAFVTDSSLDTDTLYLPRYFTSSNGLTRKCLKIVLIDGGGRSWAMDLSFNESSDIFYISPGWRSFCDKNGLEAGGFFTFKLVGNEETPVLSFCPMVSIDSRSQKDCFEAHSTEVSNEEEEIERERNEEETLMDIEEKKKSKPEQRPVSYSSYSPCYKRFITFTLPPDYATLDKLTLPKLFVKENGINKPGEIYLLGKDGTKWLTRLLLDKKGLMRLGKGWKDFVKANGVESGFTLKLIWEDATPSFSLCCAESTSDKDEEEYLETIKKQSLSIDRRIRDKISKVENDKEEKRSWEREKIDMRGRDSTTSSQKDCFEAHSTEVSNEEEEIERERNEEETLMDIEEKKKSKPEQRPVSYSSYSPCYKRFITFTLPPDYATLDKLTLPKLFVKENGINKPGEIYLLGKDGTKWLTRLLLDKKGLMRLGKGWKDFVKANGVESGFTLKLIWEDATPSFSLCCAESTSDKDEEEYLETIKKQSLSIDRRIRDKISKVENDKEEKRSWEREKIDMRGRDSTTSSQKDCFEAHSTEVSNEEEEIERERNEEETLMDIEEKKKSKPEQRPVSYSSYSPCYKRFITFTLPPDYATLDKLTLPKLFVKENGINKPGEIYLLGKDGTKWLTRLLLDKKGLMRLGKGWKDFVKANGVESGFTLKLIWEDATPSFSLCCAESTSDKDEEEYLETIKKQSLSIDRRIRDKISKVENDKEEKRSWEREKIDMRGRDSTTSSQKQFLTLAITPTSLRCNRMRLPIPFLRKSCMDKPGVIYLLGKDDTKWMANLIQEGDGRMKLGKGWTAFAKENEFKAGESVTLESIWEDETPMIRFLRTESESSKANKKESIYTEDTESRTRDSSTEIHARFVTLTLKHEDVKACMLILPSQFLKANGINKLGKITLLDENEVELSAYLLSREGIVAVESGWGEFCEANGVKLGESFTLECIKEQDETAPVLKVMFSGG, via the exons ATGATGAATTCCACAGCTCATTCTCTGATATGTTACGCGAGTCGTTCTGTTCCTTCCGTGTGCTTGGACAAATCAATCAAAATGGCGAAATCAACAACGCTTCTTAGCCGCCCGCAGTTCTTCCACACTCTTCTTCCTGGCTTTCAAACTCACCTC ACGATTCCGTCAGACTTcttctcgaattatatcaaggACTTGGAGACGACTACTGCGGAGCTCAAATCGGACTCCTCCCTCGACATAACCTGGAAAGTCAAATTGACTGGTCGGATACTTAATGATGGCTGGGGAGACTTCGCCGTCGCTAACAGTCTTCAGATCGGCAACGTCGTCCTTGTCCGATACGAAGGAGGTACTGTCTTCCATGTTTCTGATCTAGGACCCAGTTTCTCTCAGATCCGAGACATTAAACCTCCAAAACAAaacattgatgatgatgatg AGGTTCCTTTAAACAAGAAAGTGAAGACCAACATTTATGAAACTGAAGCGGATTCTTGTTTGAAGGCCTTTCTCACAGATTCGAGTCTACACACTGATACACTG CATTTTACAAGCTCAAATGCTCTTTCAAGAAACTGTTCTGAAGCTCATTCCGCACAACTTAGCAATGAGGACATggaaagagagagggaagaaGACGAGTCATTAATAAAGAAGAAGCTTAAGCCGAAGCAAAGACCTGTGTCATATTCATCATATTCACCATGTCATAAGCGATTCGTAACGTTTACGCTCCCGCCTGAATATTCCACACTTTGTAGATTG ACTCTTCCAAATCTATTCGTCAAGGAGAATGGCATCAGCACGCCTGCGGAGATATGTGTGTTGGGTAAAGATGGTACAAAGTGGCCGATCACCCTTCTACTTGACAAGAAAGGAATAATGAGTTTCGGAAAGGGTTGGAAAGAATTTGTCAAAGCAAATGGGCTAGAGACAGGATTCACGCTCAAGTTGATGTGGGAAGACACAACTCCTTCGTTTAGTTTATGCTGTCCAGAATCAGCGAGTgacaaagatgaagaagagtgtTTAGAATCTATCAAGAAACAGTCTCTTTCAATAGATAGGAGAATTAGAGACAAGCCCGGCAAACGTAAGAATAACAAAGAGGAGAAAAAGTCATGGGAAAGAGAAAAGATTCATCTGAGAGGGAGAGATGTTGGTGATTTTGAGG AGGTTCCTATAAACAAGAAAGTAAAGACGGACAGTCATGGAACAGATGCGGCTTCTTCTTCATTAGACAACTCATGTTTTGTGGCCTTTGTCACGGATTCGAGTCTAGACACAGATACACTG TATCTTCCACGATATTTTACAAGCTCAAATGGTCTTACAAGAAAATGCCTCAAGATTGTTTTAATAGATGGTGGGGGAAGATCATGGGCAATGGATCTGAGCTTCAACGAATCTTCTGATATTTTCTACATAAGCCCGGGTTGGAGAAGTTTCTGTGACAAAAACGGTCTAGAAGCAGGAGGTTTCTTTACGTTTAAACTAGTGGGAAACGAGGAAACTCCTGTGCTCAGTTTCTGCCCTATGGTATCCATCGATAGTAGAAGCCAAAAAG ATTGTTTTGAAGCTCATTCCACAGAAGTTAGCAATGAGGAAGAGGAGATAGAAAGGGAGAGAAATGAAGAAGAGACATTAATGGacatagaagaaaagaagaagagtaaACCGGAGCAAAGACCTGTGTCATATTCATCATATTCACCATGTTATAAGCGATTCATAACATTTACCCTCCCACCTGATTATGCCACACTTGATAAATTG ACTCTTCCAAAGCTATTCGTGAAGGAGAATGGAATCAACAAGCCTGGGGAGATATATCTGTTGGGTAAAGATGGTACAAAGTGGCTGACACGACTTCTACTGGACAAGAAAGGACTGATGAGACTGGGAAAGGGTTGGAAAGATTTTGTCAAAGCAAATGGGGTAGAGTCTGGATTCACGCTCAAGTTGATATGGGAAGACGCAACTCCTTCCTTTAGTTTATGCTGTGCAGAATCTACGAGTgacaaagatgaagaagagtatTTAGAAACTATCAAGAAACAGTCTCTTTCTATAGATCGGAGAATCAGAGATAAGATTAGTAAAGTTGAGAATGACAAAGAGGAGAAAAGGTCATGGGAAAGAGAAAAGATTGATATGAGAGGGAGAGATTCAACTACATCGAGCCAAAAAGATTGTTTTGAAGCTCATTCCACAGAAGTTAGCAATGAGGAAGAGGAGATAGAAAGGGAGAGAAATGAAGAAGAGACATTAATGGacatagaagaaaagaagaagagtaaACCGGAGCAAAGACCTGTGTCATATTCATCATATTCACCATGTTATAAGCGATTCATAACATTTACCCTCCCACCTGATTATGCCACACTTGATAAATTG ACTCTTCCAAAGCTATTCGTGAAGGAGAATGGAATCAACAAGCCTGGGGAGATATATCTGTTGGGTAAAGATGGTACAAAGTGGCTGACACGACTTCTACTGGACAAGAAAGGACTGATGAGACTGGGAAAGGGTTGGAAAGATTTTGTCAAAGCAAATGGGGTAGAGTCTGGATTCACGCTCAAGTTGATATGGGAAGACGCAACTCCTTCCTTTAGTTTATGCTGTGCAGAATCTACGAGTgacaaagatgaagaagagtatTTAGAAACTATCAAGAAACAGTCTCTTTCTATAGATCGGAGAATCAGAGATAAGATTAGTAAAGTTGAGAATGACAAAGAGGAGAAAAGGTCATGGGAAAGAGAAAAGATTGATATGAGAGGGAGAGATTCAACTACATCGAGCCAAAAAGATTGTTTTGAAGCTCATTCCACAGAAGTTAGCAATGAGGAAGAGGAGATAGAAAGGGAGAGAAATGAAGAAGAGACATTAATGGacatagaagaaaagaagaagagtaaACCGGAGCAAAGACCTGTGTCATATTCATCATATTCACCATGTTATAAGCGATTCATAACATTTACACTCCCACCTGATTATGCCACACTTGATAAATTG ACTCTTCCAAAGCTATTCGTGAAGGAGAATGGAATCAACAAGCCTGGGGAGATATATCTGTTGGGTAAAGATGGTACAAAGTGGCTGACACGACTTCTACTGGACAAGAAAGGACTGATGAGACTGGGAAAGGGTTGGAAAGATTTTGTCAAAGCAAATGGGGTAGAGTCTGGATTCACGCTCAAGTTGATATGGGAAGACGCAACTCCTTCCTTTAGTTTATGCTGTGCAGAATCTACGAGTgacaaagatgaagaagagtatTTAGAAACTATCAAGAAACAGTCTCTTTCTATAGATCGGAGAATCAGAGATAAGATTAGTAAAGTTGAGAATGACAAAGAGGAGAAAAGGTCATGGGAAAGAGAAAAGATTGATATGAGAGGGAGAGATTCAACTACATCGAGCCAAAAGCAATTCCTGACATTAGCAATCACCCCTACCAGTCTCCGATGTAATAGAATG cGTCTTCCAATACCATTCTTGAGGAAGAGTTGCATGGACAAGCCTGGAGTGATATATCTGTTGGGAAAAGATGATACAAAGTGGATGGCAAATCTTATACAGGAAGGAGACGGAAGAATGAAGTTGGGAAAAGGCTGGACAGCTTTTGCTAAAGAAAACGAGTTTAAGGCAGGAGAATCCGTTACATTGGAGTCAATCTGGGAAGATGAGACTCCTATGATCAGGTTTCTCCGTACGGAGtctgagagttcaaaagctaaCAAGAAAGAGTCCATTTACACGGAAGACACAGAATCAAGAACGAGAGATTCATCTACAGAAATCCATGCCCGGTTCGTGACGTTAACACTAAAACATGAAGATGTCAAAGCCTGTATGCTG ATTCTTCCTAGTCAGTTCTTGAAGGCTAATGGCATCAACAAACTTGGGAAGATAACTCTTTTGGATGAAAATGAAGTAGAATTGTCGGCATATCTACTGTCAAGAGAAGGAATTGTTGCTGTGGAAAGTGGTTGGGGTGAGTTTTGTGAAGCTAATGGCGTCAAGTTAGGAGAATCTTTCACTTTGGAGTGCATTAAAGAGCAAGACGAAACAGCTCCTGTACTTAAAGTTATGTTCTCAGGAggctaa
- the LOC106400752 gene encoding B3 domain-containing protein REM13 isoform X2, whose protein sequence is MMNSTAHSLICYASRSVPSVCLDKSIKMAKSTTLLSRPQFFHTLLPGFQTHLTIPSDFFSNYIKDLETTTAELKSDSSLDITWKVKLTGRILNDGWGDFAVANSLQIGNVVLVRYEGGTVFHVSDLGPSFSQIRDIKPPKQNIDDDDEVPLNKKVKTNIYETEADSCLKAFLTDSSLHTDTLHFTSSNALSRNCSEAHSAQLSNEDMEREREEDESLIKKKLKPKQRPVSYSSYSPCHKRFVTFTLPPEYSTLCRLTLPNLFVKENGISTPAEICVLGKDGTKWPITLLLDKKGIMSFGKGWKEFVKANGLETGFTLKLMWEDTTPSFSLCCPESASDKDEEECLESIKKQSLSIDRRIRDKPGKRKNNKEEKKSWEREKIHLRGRDVGDFEEVPINKKVKTDSHGTDAASSSLDNSCFVAFVTDSSLDTDTLYLPRYFTSSNGLTRKCLKIVLIDGGGRSWAMDLSFNESSDIFYISPGWRSFCDKNGLEAGGFFTFKLVGNEETPVLSFCPMVSIDSRSQKDCFEAHSTEVSNEEEEIERERNEEETLMDIEEKKKSKPEQRPVSYSSYSPCYKRFITFTLPPDYATLDKLTLPKLFVKENGINKPGEIYLLGKDGTKWLTRLLLDKKGLMRLGKGWKDFVKANGVESGFTLKLIWEDATPSFSLCCAESTSDKDEEEYLETIKKQSLSIDRRIRDKISKVENDKEEKRSWEREKIDMRGRDSTTSSQKDCFEAHSTEVSNEEEEIERERNEEETLMDIEEKKKSKPEQRPVSYSSYSPCYKRFITFTLPPDYATLDKLTLPKLFVKENGINKPGEIYLLGKDGTKWLTRLLLDKKGLMRLGKGWKDFVKANGVESGFTLKLIWEDATPSFSLCCAESTSDKDEEEYLETIKKQSLSIDRRIRDKISKVENDKEEKRSWEREKIDMRGRDSTTSSQKDCFEAHSTEVSNEEEEIERERNEEETLMDIEEKKKSKPEQRPVSYSSYSPCYKRFITFTLPPDYATLDKLTLPKLFVKENGINKPGEIYLLGKDGTKWLTRLLLDKKGLMRLGKGWKDFVKANGVESGFTLKLIWEDATPSFSLCCAESTSDKDEEEYLETIKKQSLSIDRRIRDKISKVENDKEEKRSWEREKIDMRGRDSTTSSQKQFLTLAITPTSLRCNRMRLPIPFLRKSCMDKPGVIYLLGKDDTKWMANLIQEGDGRMKLGKGWTAFAKENEFKAGESVTLESIWEDETPMIRFLRTESESSKANKKESIYTEDTESRTRDSSTEIHARFVTLTLKHEDVKACMLILPSQFLKANGINKLGKITLLDENEVELSAYLLSREGIVAVESGWGEFCEANGVKLGESFTLECIKEQDETAPVLKVMFSGG, encoded by the exons ATGATGAATTCCACAGCTCATTCTCTGATATGTTACGCGAGTCGTTCTGTTCCTTCCGTGTGCTTGGACAAATCAATCAAAATGGCGAAATCAACAACGCTTCTTAGCCGCCCGCAGTTCTTCCACACTCTTCTTCCTGGCTTTCAAACTCACCTC ACGATTCCGTCAGACTTcttctcgaattatatcaaggACTTGGAGACGACTACTGCGGAGCTCAAATCGGACTCCTCCCTCGACATAACCTGGAAAGTCAAATTGACTGGTCGGATACTTAATGATGGCTGGGGAGACTTCGCCGTCGCTAACAGTCTTCAGATCGGCAACGTCGTCCTTGTCCGATACGAAGGAGGTACTGTCTTCCATGTTTCTGATCTAGGACCCAGTTTCTCTCAGATCCGAGACATTAAACCTCCAAAACAAaacattgatgatgatgatg AGGTTCCTTTAAACAAGAAAGTGAAGACCAACATTTATGAAACTGAAGCGGATTCTTGTTTGAAGGCCTTTCTCACAGATTCGAGTCTACACACTGATACACTG CATTTTACAAGCTCAAATGCTCTTTCAAGAAACTGTTCTGAAGCTCATTCCGCACAACTTAGCAATGAGGACATggaaagagagagggaagaaGACGAGTCATTAATAAAGAAGAAGCTTAAGCCGAAGCAAAGACCTGTGTCATATTCATCATATTCACCATGTCATAAGCGATTCGTAACGTTTACGCTCCCGCCTGAATATTCCACACTTTGTAGATTG ACTCTTCCAAATCTATTCGTCAAGGAGAATGGCATCAGCACGCCTGCGGAGATATGTGTGTTGGGTAAAGATGGTACAAAGTGGCCGATCACCCTTCTACTTGACAAGAAAGGAATAATGAGTTTCGGAAAGGGTTGGAAAGAATTTGTCAAAGCAAATGGGCTAGAGACAGGATTCACGCTCAAGTTGATGTGGGAAGACACAACTCCTTCGTTTAGTTTATGCTGTCCAGAATCAGCGAGTgacaaagatgaagaagagtgtTTAGAATCTATCAAGAAACAGTCTCTTTCAATAGATAGGAGAATTAGAGACAAGCCCGGCAAACGTAAGAATAACAAAGAGGAGAAAAAGTCATGGGAAAGAGAAAAGATTCATCTGAGAGGGAGAGATGTTGGTGATTTTGAGG AGGTTCCTATAAACAAGAAAGTAAAGACGGACAGTCATGGAACAGATGCGGCTTCTTCTTCATTAGACAACTCATGTTTTGTGGCCTTTGTCACGGATTCGAGTCTAGACACAGATACACTG TATCTTCCACGATATTTTACAAGCTCAAATGGTCTTACAAGAAAATGCCTCAAGATTGTTTTAATAGATGGTGGGGGAAGATCATGGGCAATGGATCTGAGCTTCAACGAATCTTCTGATATTTTCTACATAAGCCCGGGTTGGAGAAGTTTCTGTGACAAAAACGGTCTAGAAGCAGGAGGTTTCTTTACGTTTAAACTAGTGGGAAACGAGGAAACTCCTGTGCTCAGTTTCTGCCCTATGGTATCCATCGATAGTAGAAGCCAAAAAGATTGTTTTGAAGCTCATTCCACAGAAGTTAGCAATGAGGAAGAGGAGATAGAAAGGGAGAGAAATGAAGAAGAGACATTAATGGacatagaagaaaagaagaagagtaaACCGGAGCAAAGACCTGTGTCATATTCATCATATTCACCATGTTATAAGCGATTCATAACATTTACCCTCCCACCTGATTATGCCACACTTGATAAATTG ACTCTTCCAAAGCTATTCGTGAAGGAGAATGGAATCAACAAGCCTGGGGAGATATATCTGTTGGGTAAAGATGGTACAAAGTGGCTGACACGACTTCTACTGGACAAGAAAGGACTGATGAGACTGGGAAAGGGTTGGAAAGATTTTGTCAAAGCAAATGGGGTAGAGTCTGGATTCACGCTCAAGTTGATATGGGAAGACGCAACTCCTTCCTTTAGTTTATGCTGTGCAGAATCTACGAGTgacaaagatgaagaagagtatTTAGAAACTATCAAGAAACAGTCTCTTTCTATAGATCGGAGAATCAGAGATAAGATTAGTAAAGTTGAGAATGACAAAGAGGAGAAAAGGTCATGGGAAAGAGAAAAGATTGATATGAGAGGGAGAGATTCAACTACATCGAGCCAAAAAGATTGTTTTGAAGCTCATTCCACAGAAGTTAGCAATGAGGAAGAGGAGATAGAAAGGGAGAGAAATGAAGAAGAGACATTAATGGacatagaagaaaagaagaagagtaaACCGGAGCAAAGACCTGTGTCATATTCATCATATTCACCATGTTATAAGCGATTCATAACATTTACCCTCCCACCTGATTATGCCACACTTGATAAATTG ACTCTTCCAAAGCTATTCGTGAAGGAGAATGGAATCAACAAGCCTGGGGAGATATATCTGTTGGGTAAAGATGGTACAAAGTGGCTGACACGACTTCTACTGGACAAGAAAGGACTGATGAGACTGGGAAAGGGTTGGAAAGATTTTGTCAAAGCAAATGGGGTAGAGTCTGGATTCACGCTCAAGTTGATATGGGAAGACGCAACTCCTTCCTTTAGTTTATGCTGTGCAGAATCTACGAGTgacaaagatgaagaagagtatTTAGAAACTATCAAGAAACAGTCTCTTTCTATAGATCGGAGAATCAGAGATAAGATTAGTAAAGTTGAGAATGACAAAGAGGAGAAAAGGTCATGGGAAAGAGAAAAGATTGATATGAGAGGGAGAGATTCAACTACATCGAGCCAAAAAGATTGTTTTGAAGCTCATTCCACAGAAGTTAGCAATGAGGAAGAGGAGATAGAAAGGGAGAGAAATGAAGAAGAGACATTAATGGacatagaagaaaagaagaagagtaaACCGGAGCAAAGACCTGTGTCATATTCATCATATTCACCATGTTATAAGCGATTCATAACATTTACCCTCCCACCTGATTATGCCACACTTGATAAATTG ACTCTTCCAAAGCTATTCGTGAAGGAGAATGGAATCAACAAGCCTGGGGAGATATATCTGTTGGGTAAAGATGGTACAAAGTGGCTGACACGACTTCTACTGGACAAGAAAGGACTGATGAGACTGGGAAAGGGTTGGAAAGATTTTGTCAAAGCAAATGGGGTAGAGTCTGGATTCACGCTCAAGTTGATATGGGAAGACGCAACTCCTTCCTTTAGTTTATGCTGTGCAGAATCTACGAGTgacaaagatgaagaagagtatTTAGAAACTATCAAGAAACAGTCTCTTTCTATAGATCGGAGAATCAGAGATAAGATTAGTAAAGTTGAGAATGACAAAGAGGAGAAAAGGTCATGGGAAAGAGAAAAGATTGATATGAGAGGGAGAGATTCAACTAC ATCGAGCCAAAAGCAATTCCTGACATTAGCAATCACCCCTACCAGTCTCCGATGTAATAGAATG cGTCTTCCAATACCATTCTTGAGGAAGAGTTGCATGGACAAGCCTGGAGTGATATATCTGTTGGGAAAAGATGATACAAAGTGGATGGCAAATCTTATACAGGAAGGAGACGGAAGAATGAAGTTGGGAAAAGGCTGGACAGCTTTTGCTAAAGAAAACGAGTTTAAGGCAGGAGAATCCGTTACATTGGAGTCAATCTGGGAAGATGAGACTCCTATGATCAGGTTTCTCCGTACGGAGtctgagagttcaaaagctaaCAAGAAAGAGTCCATTTACACGGAAGACACAGAATCAAGAACGAGAGATTCATCTACAGAAATCCATGCCCGGTTCGTGACGTTAACACTAAAACATGAAGATGTCAAAGCCTGTATGCTG ATTCTTCCTAGTCAGTTCTTGAAGGCTAATGGCATCAACAAACTTGGGAAGATAACTCTTTTGGATGAAAATGAAGTAGAATTGTCGGCATATCTACTGTCAAGAGAAGGAATTGTTGCTGTGGAAAGTGGTTGGGGTGAGTTTTGTGAAGCTAATGGCGTCAAGTTAGGAGAATCTTTCACTTTGGAGTGCATTAAAGAGCAAGACGAAACAGCTCCTGTACTTAAAGTTATGTTCTCAGGAggctaa